The following are encoded in a window of Solidesulfovibrio magneticus RS-1 genomic DNA:
- a CDS encoding SPL family radical SAM protein produces the protein MSAPLWDITALAVDAAVAETPMAVRARAALPEAAVTVLAPGDPLPQAPDGGRALHIKAHPGRFLRPCPATRHYRCCGYQIIHIGENCPMDCSYCILRAYFRDRTLTAFANTEAMFAELGRVFGRDPSRLFRVGTGQFADALALEPITGHTRELLGFLAGHPNVVLELKSKTADLSWMEADPDPKTVLPSWSLNAPVIVAAQERDTASLEARLSAAKACVRAGFRVCLHFDPICWFEGWEREYAATVDMIFDYLAPDDIAYISLGSFRCLPELPGRLMAEGRELPRYMLGEFTIGPDGKTRLLRPLRVRQLRFMARRLAGHGFSRGLYCCMESDEVWRAALGQAPRDLGGLAAHLLSRAHNPGGTRPCS, from the coding sequence GTGAGCGCGCCGCTGTGGGACATCACGGCCCTGGCCGTGGACGCGGCCGTGGCCGAAACCCCCATGGCCGTCCGGGCCAGGGCCGCCCTGCCCGAGGCGGCCGTGACCGTGCTGGCCCCGGGCGATCCCCTGCCCCAGGCCCCGGACGGCGGCCGGGCGCTGCACATAAAGGCCCATCCCGGCCGGTTCCTGCGCCCCTGTCCGGCCACGCGCCATTACCGCTGCTGCGGCTACCAGATCATCCACATCGGCGAGAACTGCCCCATGGACTGCTCGTACTGCATCCTGCGGGCCTATTTCCGCGACCGCACGCTCACCGCCTTTGCCAACACCGAGGCCATGTTCGCCGAACTGGGCCGGGTGTTTGGCCGCGACCCCAGCCGGCTTTTTCGGGTCGGCACCGGTCAGTTCGCCGACGCCCTGGCCCTGGAACCCATCACCGGCCACACCCGGGAACTGCTGGGCTTTCTGGCCGGCCACCCCAACGTCGTGTTGGAGCTCAAGTCCAAGACCGCCGATCTCAGCTGGATGGAAGCCGACCCGGACCCGAAAACGGTGCTGCCGTCCTGGTCGCTTAACGCCCCGGTGATCGTGGCCGCCCAGGAGCGCGACACGGCCTCGCTTGAAGCCCGGCTGTCGGCGGCCAAGGCCTGCGTACGGGCCGGCTTTCGGGTCTGCCTGCACTTCGACCCCATCTGCTGGTTCGAGGGTTGGGAGCGGGAGTACGCCGCCACAGTGGACATGATTTTCGATTATCTCGCCCCGGACGACATCGCCTACATCAGCCTGGGCTCGTTTCGCTGCCTGCCCGAGCTGCCCGGACGGCTTATGGCCGAGGGCCGGGAGCTGCCGCGCTACATGCTTGGCGAATTCACCATCGGCCCTGACGGCAAGACGCGGCTTTTGCGGCCCCTTCGGGTGCGGCAATTGCGTTTCATGGCCCGTCGGCTGGCCGGACACGGCTTTTCGCGTGGGCTTTATTGCTGTATGGAATCGGACGAGGTCTGGCGCGCCGCCTTGGGCCAGGCTCCCCGGGACCTCGGGGGGCTGGCCGCCCATCTGCTGTCGCGCGCCCACAACCCCGGAGGAACGCGGCCATGCTCGTAG